Genomic DNA from Corynebacterium diphtheriae:
GGCATGCTGGCGTTGCGGGACATGGTGGTTATCGACCGCCCAGCGCTGAGCGAAAACGCCTTGGGCTGGGGAAATCTGCCCGCCCGTAATGCTCCTCAAGATGGGCTGCTGGCGATTATCGGCCAGATCATTCCAGCACCATGGACTGTGCGCGTGGCGCTGCTTGCCGCTGCTATTGGCGGTGCGGTGGGCGCTGCACGCTTGGGTCAATCGCAGTGGCAGCGTATCGCTGCGATAACCGTGACCTTATGGAATCCCTTTGTGGTGGAGCGCCTTTTACAGGGCCACTGGTCGTTGGTGATCGCCGCGTGGCTGGTTCCTCTGTTGCTTGGTCAGGGGCGTTTGGTGGCGTTGTGGGTGGCGTCGATAACGCCCACGGGTGCTGTTCTGGGCGCGGTGATTGCGGCGGTGTCTGCTCCCACTCGAAGGCTGCGCTTGGTGGTTATGGCGATCAGCGCGGTGTTGTTTCTGCCGTGGTTGTTGCCCAGTATGATCGCGCCTCCTGCGGGTGTGACGGATGTATTCTTTCCCCGTGCGGAGGGCTATGTGGGCCGGTTGGGTGCGTTTGTGGGACTTGGTGGCATATGGAATGCGGAGGTGATACCGCCTTCGCGGGAGTCCGGCTTTGCCATCGCGGGAATTATATTGTGCGCAATCACGGTGTGGTACGCTCCCCGCCGTTATCAGCTCCTAGCCCTTGTAGGGGTGGTGGCCATGTATGCGGTTACACCCTGGACGTTGACGCACATCCCAGGTGTTTTGCTGTTTCGCGATTCCGCCAAGCTCAGCATGTTGTTGCTACCAGCGATGATCTATGGTGCTGCACGTATCCGCCCCCGCCCACTGATTGCCGCGGCGATCCTTGCGGCACTTCTTCAAGTTCCCGACGCACCCCTTGCGGTCCGCCCGCTTGCCCCCGTGGCGCAGCCTGAACTCCCGCGAACCACGGGAAAGCTACTGATCGTCGATTCCCACGGGCTTGTCAGCTATCAGGGCCGCACGATCGTCGATCCCCGCATCAAGGCCAATGCCACGGTGGAATCCGGTGCGCTCAGAGTCGATGGCCAGCTTATCGACGCCCCCTCCCCCGCCTACTCCCAAGCAACCGCCGCCTGGCACCGCGGCGATATTAACTACCTGCGGGAACAAGGAATCACAGCTGTGATCGACCACGACAAGTTCACCCCCATCGCCGATTCCACGCCCCAGCGAACCGCTGGTTTTTATCTCGGATTGGGCTGCTTAGTACTGTGGGCTGCGGCTGGAATCTGCGGCTGCGCAATCACGCGCAGAAACTCGCGACCAGTATCTTCCCACGAAAACGTTGAAGCGAAATCATAAGCACGTCGCCCCAACTCATCGCGATAGCGTTGGTCTGAGAGCAACTGGCGGATAGCGCACGTAAGCTGAGCGGGAGTTTCCACCAACACCCCACCGCCACGCACCGAATCCCTAAGGCCACCAGAATGGGAATAGCCAACAGTAGGCACCCCGTGCTGACCAGCCTCAATTACGGCGAGCCCCCACCCCTCTTTCCGCGAGGGCATCACATGTACGGCAGCCTGCGCCAACAACGCATGCTTGTGATCTTCTGCCACCTGACCATGGAAGATCACTCGATCGGCCACGTCACGTGCATATTCTCGTAGTTGCGGCTCCCACCAACCTGAACCAATAATGTCGAGCACCACCCCATCGAGTTCGCGCACTACATCGATGGCATGCTCGATCTGCTTATGCGGCACCAACCGCGACAAGGTGACAAGGTGGGGGCCTGCTACCGGCGGCAGATTCATTGGAGCCGGAGGATCATCTATTCCATTGCGCACAATAGTAATGTTGCCTGCGGGGACACCAAGTTCCACTAACTCGTCGCGACTCGGCTCCGACACCGTCACATACCGCACACCCCGATGTACCCACGGGGACACCTTCGATTCAATAAACCAGCCCAGGCGCGCAACAAGCGGACCAGCCACATCCCACTGCCGGCGATGACAATGGTGGGTAAGCAGGATCGTCGGCACGCCCGAAAACACCCGAGCAAAAAACGGAATCCCATTCTGGGTATCCACCACCACATCCACCCCACGCAGCCGACCAATCCCCAGCCGCCCCATAAGCTGCGCCACCGCAGCCAGAACATAGACCGAATACTTGCCGCCCGCGTACTGGTACTCCACCCCGTCACGCACGGCGCGTCGCGACGCATCCGTATGGCGCGCCGTCCGAAAAATCACCTCATGCCCAGCCGCCACCAAATACTTTGCAATGTGCTCCAAGTAGCGCTCACTGCCACCGCCTTGGGGGTGGGTGGTGTCGCGCCAGCAGAGTAACAAAATCCTCATATCAGCCTCCATCGTAGGCGCTCGCCCCACAACCAGCCCGTTTTTGTAGGGATTGTGCCAAGATAAAGGGCATGCATTTCGCCACTTTGCGACGCTCCCTCCGCCTACTGCGCAGCTTCACGTACGAGCAGACGGATCCCGACCGTTTCTATTCGTTGTTGGCGCAAGACACTCGGGACCTCGTGGATCATGTGTGCAACAAGGTGGGGATTCAGTATCAGTCGGTTCTCGATGTCGGGGGTGGTCCAGGATATTTTGCCGATGCCTTTAGCCCGAAGCGGTATGTGAGCGTGGAGCCCTCGGCAGGCGAGATGGCTGCGGCGGGGATCACGGTGGCGCAGGCGGTTCGTGCGTCGGGGTCAGCGCTGCCGTTTCCGGACTCAACTTTTGATGTGGTGTTGTCCTCCAATGTGGCGGAGCATGTTCCAGACCCGTGGACGATGGGTGAAGAAATGCTCCGCGTTGTACGCCCTGGTGGTGTGGTGATTCTAAGCTATACCGTCTGGTTGGGACCGTTCGGCGGGCATGAGACGGGCTTATGGCAGCACTATGTTGGTGGTGCCTTTGCCAGAGATCGGTATGCCCGCAAACATGGGCATCTTCCTAAAAACGTATTCGGTTCTTCGTTGTTTGCAGTTAGTTGCGCCGAGGGGCTGCGCTGGGGTGTGAGCACTGGCCAGTTGGCGTTGGCGTTTCCGCGTTATCATCCGCGCTGGGCGTGGTGGCTGGTTCGGGTGCCGGTGCTGCGGGAGTTTTTGGTGAGCAACCTAGTGCTGGTGATACAAAAAGGTGGCTCCCTTACATAAGGAAGCCACCTAGGGAGTAATGCTTTAGGATTCAGCTGCTGCTACGCGAGCTTTGAGTGCCTCGAATTGTTCGAGGACCTCAGCCGGAACCGCGGAGCCCTTAGAGCCTAGGAACGCGAGGTATTCTTCGTTGTCGGCAAGGTCGCCCTTCCATTGTGCGGCTGGAGCGGACAGTGCCTCGCGGATGTCCTCGATTGGGGTGTCTAGGCCGGTGAGGTCCAAGTCTTCCACGCGGGCGGTGTAGCCGGCGATGGTTTCGTCTGCTTCGACGCGGCCTTCAATGCGGTCAACGATCCACTTGAGAACGCGGCTGTTGTCGCCGAAGCCTGGCCACAGGAAGCGTCCGTCGTCGCCACGGCGGAACCAGTTGACCAAGAAGACCTCAGGCATCTTGTCGCCGCCCTTCTTGCCCATGTCAATCCAATGCTGCAGGTAATCCGCTGCGTTGTAGCCAATGAATGGCAGCATGGCCATAGGATCGTGGCGCAGTGCGCCGACGGTGCCTTCTGCGGCGGCGGTCTGACCGGAGGACAGCAGGGCACCGATCATGGTGGCATGATCCCAGTTGTGCGCCTGGGATACCAGCGGGACGGTGTCTGGGCGGCGGCCACCGAACAAGATTGCAGAGATCGGCACACCCTGTGGGTCGTTGTACTCTTCTGCGGCGACTGGGCACTGTTCCAGCGGGACGCAATAGCGGGAGTTCGGGTGGCTGGATGGCTGGCTGCTTTCTGGGGTCCAGTCGTTGCCCAACCAGTCAGTGAGGTGCTCTGGCATGTTCTCCAAGTCTTCCCACCAGATGTCGCCGTCGTCGGTAAGCGCAACGTTGGTGAACAAGGTGTTGCCTGGTTCCATGGTGCGCATAGCGTTGGGGTTGGAGGAGTAGTTGGTGCCAGGAGCAACACCGAAGAAGCCGTTTTCTGGGTTGATGGCGTAGAGGCGGCCGTCTTCGCCGAAGCGCAGCCATGCGATGTCATCGCCAACGACCTCGGCGGACCAGCCGTCGATAGTGGGCTGAAGCATTGCGAGGTTGGTCTTGCCACATGCTGATGGGAAGGCAGCAGCGATGTAGTAGACTTTCTTTTCTGGGGAGGTGAGCTTCAGAATGAGCATGTGCTCAGCCATCCAGCCTTCTTCCTTAGCCATGACGGAAGCGATACGTAGGGCGTAGCACTTCTTAGCCAAGATGGCGTTTCCGCCGTAGCCGGAACCGTAGGACCAGATTTCCTTGGTCTCTGGGAAGTGAGTGATGTACTTTTCCTCGTTGCATGGCCATGCCACATCTTCTTGGCCCGGCTCCAGAGGTGCGCCCACGGAGTGCAGGCATGGAACGAAGGAGCCGGTGTCGCCGATCTTGGCCAGTGCTTCTGCGCCCATGCGGGTCATGATGCGCATGGAGAGCACAACGTACTCAGAGTCGGTGAGCTGTACGCCTAGCTTGGGGGCTGGGTCGTTGATAGGACCCATGCAGAAAGGCACGACGTACATGGTGCGGCCCTTCATGGAGCCACGGAAACGCTCGGTGAGCTCGGCTTTCATTTCCGCTGGGTCTGCCCAGTGGTTGGTAGGACCTGCACCTTCTGGGGTTGGGGTGCAGATGAAGGTGCGGGACTCTACTCGGGCAACGTCGGCTGGGTTGGAACGAGCCAAGAAGCTATTGGGGCGCTTCTCTTCGTTGAGACGGATGAGAGTACCGGACTCTACCAATTGAGTTGTCAGGCGGTCCCATTCCTCTTGGGATCCGTCAGCAAAAACAACTCGGTCCGGCTGGAAAAGCTCGACGTTTTCCGCAATCCAATTCAGCAGTACTTCATTTTTGGTGGGTGCTTCACCCTCAAGGCCCTTAATGGACACGGTGGACATCGCTTCTCCTGACATAGTTTCGCGTGTCAATTGACAGTTCTTCCACCCCACACAGTAGCCAGAAGATGAACAGCAAATGACAATGCAGTGAGAGATACACGTCACAAAATAGTCTATCCGCGGAGCACACCCCCAGAAACCACAGGTAAACGATCACGTCTGATGTCTTCGTATTGAAACAATTTGCCCCCTTCAGGGGGTAACACGTTACAGAAGATCAACACGCAACCCATCAGACCTCCACGATTTGTACGCGCTACCACACTGATTATCGCGCATCGCACGCATATTAGGTTGCCCTATGTTCAGCTTTCCGAACAACTGGACATATCCACATTCAGTGCAGTAAATCTGCGAATACCCTACCCCCTCCCATGTCACTATTTTCACACCCGTCACATATTTATCACCTGTCTGATATTGAACTAATCACAACCGAGGGGCACAATAGTCGGGATGTCTAATACTGATAATTCTGATAAGAACACCAAGCCCACCGGCTATCGTCCGCCACAAACGGACTTCAACACCGAGTTCGGCAACAACCTCGATTACCCACGCCTTGGCTCTGTCAGCTTCCGCCGCGGCACTCTCACCGACAACCAAGAATCCCTCTGGGACGCCAACTGGCCCATCCTAGGCAAGGACCTCACCGACGCCGAGGACCAGCGTATCGACGTCGCCGAGTGGTTCGGTCGCAGCGGACACAAGACCATCCTCGAGATCGGTTCCGGCACCGGCACCTCCACGGCGGCCATGGCACCACTAGAAGCCGACACCAACATCATCGCCGTCGAACTGTACAAGCCAGGTCTTGCCAAGCTGCTCGGTGCAGTCGTGCGCGGCGACATCTCCAACGTGCGCATGATCCGCGGCGACGGCGTTGAAGTACTCACCCGTATGTTCCCCGAGGAAAGCCTCGACGGTGTGCGTATCTACTTCCCAGACCCTTGGCCTAAAGCCCGCCACCACAAGCGCCGCATCATTCAGTCCGGCGTGCTCAACCTGATCGCGTCACGCCTCAAGCCAGGCGGCGTTCTGCACGTGGCAACCGACCATGCCGACTACGCCGAGTGGATTACCGAGCTCGTCAACGTAGAGCCACAGTTGGAGTTCATGGGTTGGCCATGGGATGAGTGCCCACAGCTAACCAATCGACAGGTGATCACCAAGTTCGAAGGCAAGGGCTTGGATAAGGACCACACCATCACAGAGTTCCTGTGGAGGCGCAAGTGAGCCGGCTGCTACTCGTATGGGATGCCCCCAACCTTGATATGGGTCTAGGAGCGCTGCTCGGCGGTCGCCCCACCACTGCTCATCGTCCGCGTTTCGACGCCATCGGTCGCTGGTTGCTGGCCAAGGCAGGCGAACTCGCACATACCACGGGCTCCAAGGTGGAATCAGAAGCCACGGTGTTTGCCAACGTGGTACCAGGCTCTGCCGATAGCATTCGTTCGTGGGTCGAGGCCCTACGCAATGTCGGTTTCGCAGTGTTTGCCAAGCCGAAGCTGCGGGATGACACGGATGTGGACCCCGACATGCTTGCCCACATCCGCAAGCGTTTTGAGGAAAGCGATCTGGCAGGGGTGATCGTCGCAAGTGCTGATGGCCGCAACTTCCAAGAGACGTTGGACGAGCTGGCGTCGGCAGGCGTTGCCATCACGGTGATCGGCTTCCACGAGCACGCCACGTGGGCACTTGCCGACGACCGCATCACCTTCGTCGACCTGGAGGAAATCCCCGGCGTCTTCCGCGAGCCACTACCACGTGTTAGCCTCGACAACCTCCCCGAAGAGGGAGCCTGGCTCAAGCCCATCCGACCGCTCAGCGCTCTGCTTTCCAAGAGCAAATAAGAGAGGAAACCCGTATGTTCTCTCGCTGGGGAGACTTTTCATACCGCCACCGCAAGGTCGTACCTATCGTCATTGTGGCGCTGATCCTCGCCGTGTACACGCTCTTCGGCGCACGCTTGGCGGATCGAATGAGCCAAGAAGGCTGGGAAGACCCTGGTTCTTCGTCCGCACAAGCCGCCGCTATTGAGCGCGATACCTTCGGCCGCGACAACAATGGCGATGTGATTTTGCTCTTCACAGCGAAAGACGGCATCGCGCACAGCCCAAGCTTTGACAAGATCAAGAAGTATCTCGACTCCTTGAAAACCGATCACAGCGACCACGTCGATGCCGTCACCTCCTACTTTGACAAGCGCAACGCGCAACTCATCTCTAAGGACGGCACCACCGCCTTCGCGGCTGTCTCGCTGCGTGGCGACGGCGAACAAACCCTCAAGGACTTCCGTGCCATCGAATCCGATCTGCACCCCCAGTTCCCAGAGGTCACCGTCCAGGTAGCCGGATCCACCGCCGTGGCCGACGCCCTCGACAAAGGCATGTCCGGCGACATCAAACGCGCAGAAGTAGTAGCCCTGCCCGTCGTCGCCGTGCTCCTGCTCATCGTTTTCGGCTCGGTAGTAGCCGCAGGCATGCCACTGATCGTGGGCATTTTGTCCATCTTGGGATCCTTGGGCGTGCTGTCCATCTTGGCAGGCTTTGTGCAGGTCAACGTGTTCGCACAGAGCGTGGTCACCCTCCTAGGACTTGGCCTTGCTATCGACTACGGCCTGTTCATGGTGTCCCGCTTCCGTGAGGAGCTCGACGCCGGCAGACCCATCCCCGATGCGGTACGCATCACCACCGCCACCGCCGGCAAAACGGTAACGTTCTCCGCGGCTATGGTCGCAGTGGCACTGTCTGGACTTTTGGTGTTCCCACAGGCCTTCCTCAAATCCGTCGCCTACGGTGCGATCAGCGCCGTGGGTCTAGCAGCACTGTTGTCCATCACCGTCCTGCCAGCGCTTTTTGGCATGCTGGGCAAAAACATCGACAAGTGGACGCTGCGCCGCACCTCCCGCAAGGCTACGTCGTTACGCTCCACCGCGTGGTACCGCATTCCCGCATGGGCCATGAAGCACTCCACGCTGGTCACCGTCGGAATTGTTGCAGTACTACTGGGACTTACTTTGCCGCTTGCCGGCGTGAAATTTGGCGGTATCAACGAAACCTACCTGCCACCGAACAACACGGTGCGCACAGCACAAGCCTCCTTTGACGAGAACTTCCCGCACTTCCGCACCGAACCCATCAAACTCGTGATCACCGGTGCAACCAACCAACAGCTCGTCGACGTGTATCAGCAGGCCAACAAGGTCGAAGGCCTCACCGATCGTTTCAAGCCCAGCTCGGCCACCAAGGACGGCACCACGGTCCTATCCGCCGGCATTGAAAACCGCGAGGACAACGCCAAGGTCGTAGAGCAACTACGGGCTATCGACGCTCCCGAGGGCGTATCCGTCTACATCGGCGGCACCCCAGCAATGGAAGTCGAATCCATCGAGGCGCTCTTTGACAAGCTGCCATGGATGGCGATCTACATCGTCACTGCCACATTCTTGCTGATGTCGCTCGTATTCGGCTCCATGATCTTGCCAGCCAAGGCCATCATCATGACCATCCTAGGTTTGGGCTCCACCTTGGGAATCCTGACCGCCATGTTCGTTGACGGTGTTGGCTCCTCGCTGTTCAACTTCTCCGCCGGCCCACTGATGAGCCCCGTTCTCGTGCTCATCATGGCCATCGTCTACGGACTATCCACCGACTACGAGGTCTTCCTAGTCTCTCGCATGGTGGAAGCCCGCGCCAAAGGCGAATCCACCGACGAGGCCATCAAGTACGGCACCGCACACACCGGTGGCATCATCACCGCGGCAGCTTTAATCATGATCGTGGTCTGCGGCGCCTTCGGGTTCTCTGAGATCGTGATGATGAAGTACATCGCCTTTGGCATGGTCGTAGCATTGCTTTTCGACGCCACCATCATCCGCATGATGCTCGTCCCAGCCGTTATGCATCTCCTGCGCGAAGACAACTGGTGGGGCCCCGCTTGGCTGAAAAAGATGCAAGTCTCCGAGGGTGGTTCCACTGAACACGACCCGCTTCACCATCTCACCGTAGACTTGGATACAGCTGGACGATCCGGACGCACCGTTAAAGACGATGCCGAGCTAGTCCCATTTTCCGAACTGATGAAACGACTGAGTGAAGAATCCTAAGATGCAGATCCTGAACAACAAGTGGGTGCGATTTCTGTTCCCCCTTGTTGTTCTGGTGATCGCAGCGTTTCTTCTTCGAAACAAAATGCCCTTCCTTGCAGAGGGCTACACCCAGGTCCTAGCCGCCAACAACAC
This window encodes:
- a CDS encoding membrane protein, whose product is MPLVVGWAAALITALLWPFLMPHDGMLALRDMVVIDRPALSENALGWGNLPARNAPQDGLLAIIGQIIPAPWTVRVALLAAAIGGAVGAARLGQSQWQRIAAITVTLWNPFVVERLLQGHWSLVIAAWLVPLLLGQGRLVALWVASITPTGAVLGAVIAAVSAPTRRLRLVVMAISAVLFLPWLLPSMIAPPAGVTDVFFPRAEGYVGRLGAFVGLGGIWNAEVIPPSRESGFAIAGIILCAITVWYAPRRYQLLALVGVVAMYAVTPWTLTHIPGVLLFRDSAKLSMLLLPAMIYGAARIRPRPLIAAAILAALLQVPDAPLAVRPLAPVAQPELPRTTGKLLIVDSHGLVSYQGRTIVDPRIKANATVESGALRVDGQLIDAPSPAYSQATAAWHRGDINYLREQGITAVIDHDKFTPIADSTPQRTAGFYLGLGCLVLWAAAGICGCAITRRNSRPVSSHENVEAKS
- a CDS encoding glycosyltransferase family 4 protein, which codes for MRILLLCWRDTTHPQGGGSERYLEHIAKYLVAAGHEVIFRTARHTDASRRAVRDGVEYQYAGGKYSVYVLAAVAQLMGRLGIGRLRGVDVVVDTQNGIPFFARVFSGVPTILLTHHCHRRQWDVAGPLVARLGWFIESKVSPWVHRGVRYVTVSEPSRDELVELGVPAGNITIVRNGIDDPPAPMNLPPVAGPHLVTLSRLVPHKQIEHAIDVVRELDGVVLDIIGSGWWEPQLREYARDVADRVIFHGQVAEDHKHALLAQAAVHVMPSRKEGWGLAVIEAGQHGVPTVGYSHSGGLRDSVRGGGVLVETPAQLTCAIRQLLSDQRYRDELGRRAYDFASTFSWEDTGREFLRVIAQPQIPAAAHSTKQPNPR
- a CDS encoding class I SAM-dependent methyltransferase, with protein sequence MHFATLRRSLRLLRSFTYEQTDPDRFYSLLAQDTRDLVDHVCNKVGIQYQSVLDVGGGPGYFADAFSPKRYVSVEPSAGEMAAAGITVAQAVRASGSALPFPDSTFDVVLSSNVAEHVPDPWTMGEEMLRVVRPGGVVILSYTVWLGPFGGHETGLWQHYVGGAFARDRYARKHGHLPKNVFGSSLFAVSCAEGLRWGVSTGQLALAFPRYHPRWAWWLVRVPVLREFLVSNLVLVIQKGGSLT
- a CDS encoding phosphoenolpyruvate carboxykinase (GTP), translating into MSTVSIKGLEGEAPTKNEVLLNWIAENVELFQPDRVVFADGSQEEWDRLTTQLVESGTLIRLNEEKRPNSFLARSNPADVARVESRTFICTPTPEGAGPTNHWADPAEMKAELTERFRGSMKGRTMYVVPFCMGPINDPAPKLGVQLTDSEYVVLSMRIMTRMGAEALAKIGDTGSFVPCLHSVGAPLEPGQEDVAWPCNEEKYITHFPETKEIWSYGSGYGGNAILAKKCYALRIASVMAKEEGWMAEHMLILKLTSPEKKVYYIAAAFPSACGKTNLAMLQPTIDGWSAEVVGDDIAWLRFGEDGRLYAINPENGFFGVAPGTNYSSNPNAMRTMEPGNTLFTNVALTDDGDIWWEDLENMPEHLTDWLGNDWTPESSQPSSHPNSRYCVPLEQCPVAAEEYNDPQGVPISAILFGGRRPDTVPLVSQAHNWDHATMIGALLSSGQTAAAEGTVGALRHDPMAMLPFIGYNAADYLQHWIDMGKKGGDKMPEVFLVNWFRRGDDGRFLWPGFGDNSRVLKWIVDRIEGRVEADETIAGYTARVEDLDLTGLDTPIEDIREALSAPAAQWKGDLADNEEYLAFLGSKGSAVPAEVLEQFEALKARVAAAES
- the trmB gene encoding tRNA (guanosine(46)-N7)-methyltransferase TrmB, whose amino-acid sequence is MSNTDNSDKNTKPTGYRPPQTDFNTEFGNNLDYPRLGSVSFRRGTLTDNQESLWDANWPILGKDLTDAEDQRIDVAEWFGRSGHKTILEIGSGTGTSTAAMAPLEADTNIIAVELYKPGLAKLLGAVVRGDISNVRMIRGDGVEVLTRMFPEESLDGVRIYFPDPWPKARHHKRRIIQSGVLNLIASRLKPGGVLHVATDHADYAEWITELVNVEPQLEFMGWPWDECPQLTNRQVITKFEGKGLDKDHTITEFLWRRK
- a CDS encoding NYN domain-containing protein; the protein is MSRLLLVWDAPNLDMGLGALLGGRPTTAHRPRFDAIGRWLLAKAGELAHTTGSKVESEATVFANVVPGSADSIRSWVEALRNVGFAVFAKPKLRDDTDVDPDMLAHIRKRFEESDLAGVIVASADGRNFQETLDELASAGVAITVIGFHEHATWALADDRITFVDLEEIPGVFREPLPRVSLDNLPEEGAWLKPIRPLSALLSKSK
- a CDS encoding MMPL family transporter — its product is MFSRWGDFSYRHRKVVPIVIVALILAVYTLFGARLADRMSQEGWEDPGSSSAQAAAIERDTFGRDNNGDVILLFTAKDGIAHSPSFDKIKKYLDSLKTDHSDHVDAVTSYFDKRNAQLISKDGTTAFAAVSLRGDGEQTLKDFRAIESDLHPQFPEVTVQVAGSTAVADALDKGMSGDIKRAEVVALPVVAVLLLIVFGSVVAAGMPLIVGILSILGSLGVLSILAGFVQVNVFAQSVVTLLGLGLAIDYGLFMVSRFREELDAGRPIPDAVRITTATAGKTVTFSAAMVAVALSGLLVFPQAFLKSVAYGAISAVGLAALLSITVLPALFGMLGKNIDKWTLRRTSRKATSLRSTAWYRIPAWAMKHSTLVTVGIVAVLLGLTLPLAGVKFGGINETYLPPNNTVRTAQASFDENFPHFRTEPIKLVITGATNQQLVDVYQQANKVEGLTDRFKPSSATKDGTTVLSAGIENREDNAKVVEQLRAIDAPEGVSVYIGGTPAMEVESIEALFDKLPWMAIYIVTATFLLMSLVFGSMILPAKAIIMTILGLGSTLGILTAMFVDGVGSSLFNFSAGPLMSPVLVLIMAIVYGLSTDYEVFLVSRMVEARAKGESTDEAIKYGTAHTGGIITAAALIMIVVCGAFGFSEIVMMKYIAFGMVVALLFDATIIRMMLVPAVMHLLREDNWWGPAWLKKMQVSEGGSTEHDPLHHLTVDLDTAGRSGRTVKDDAELVPFSELMKRLSEES